Part of the Hyalangium minutum genome is shown below.
GGGCCAACTACAAGGTGAAGGCGGGCACCACAGTGAACATCTACCCGTTCTTCCAGGGGCGGGCGGGCACGCTGGTGAAGATCAACAACTTCAGCTCGCCGCAGCTGGGGAACACGCGGACGCTGCGCATCTACCTGCCGCCGAGCTACTCGCTGAACCCGCTCAAGCGCTACCCGGTGCTCTACATGCACGACGGGCAGAACCTGTTCGAGGCGGCCACGGCGTTCGGCGGCGTGGAGTGGCAGGTGGACGAGACGGCCAACAGCCTGATCAATAACGGACAGATGGACGAGGTGATCGTCGTGGGCGTGGACAACGGCGGAGCCAACCGCATCTACGAGTACACGCCGTGCTGTGATCCGCAGTACGGCGGCGGCGGAGCGGACGTCTATGAGCGCTTCCTGCTGGAGACGGTGCGCCCGTACATCAACCAGAACTACCGGACGCTGACGACGAACAAGAACACGGCGATCATGGGCTCGTCGCTGGGTGGGCTCGTGTCGACCTACATCTCGCGGCGTCACCCCGAGGTGTTCTCGAAGTCGGGCGGCCTGTCGAGCTCGTTCTGGTGGAACGGCCAGGCGCTGACCCAACAGGTAGAGGCGGCGACGGCGAAGGTGGCGGTGAGCTTCTACATCGACGCAGGCACCAACAGCGACGGGCTCACGGAGACCACGCGGATGCGGGACGCCCTGGTGACGGACGGCTACGTGCAGGGCCAGGACCTGTACTCCTACGTGGCGCAGGGCGCGGGGCACAACGAGGCGTCCTGGGCGGCCCGGCTGAGCATCCCGCTGACGTACCTCTTCCCCTGGCAGAGCACGGTGTACTGAGGCCCCACACGGCTGCCCCTCGGCCAGTGGGCCTCCAACCAGGGGACTTCCCAGGATCTGGAGTGAAGCCTCGATTTGGTGCTTTGCTGATCCCCTTATGAAGCGCCCCCGCAGCGAGGAAGCTCACGAGACCGTGAGCTTCGCCCGGACCGATCGAGAGGAGCTGGGGGCGCCAAGAGGACCCGACCTGCCAGAGCGGACGTTCCCGGATGGCGTCCGGATCGCCGGGCGCTATCAGGTGCTGCGCTTCATCGCCAAGGGCAGCCAGGGCGAGGTGTACGCAGTGGAGGATCTCTCCCTCCACGAGTGCGTCGCCCTGAAGACCATTCACCCGGAGCGCGCCTCCCGGCCCGACGCGCTGTATCGGTTCAAGGACGAGCTGCGGTTGGCGCGCCGCGTAACACACCCGAATGTCTGCCGGGTCTTCGACTTGGGAGAGCACCTCGCGGTCCAGGAGCCCTCGGGGAAGTCCCACGCGGTGATGTTCCTCACCATGGAGCTGCTGGAAGGGGAGACCCTCCAGGCCTACGTGGCAAGGAGCGGCCGCCTCCCGCCGGAGCAAGTCCTGCTCCTGGCCGAGCAGATGGCCTCGGCGCTCGATGCGGCGCACGCGGCGCGGATCATCCACCGCGACTTCAAGAGCAGCAACGTGGTGCTCATCCCCTCTCCTGCTTCCCCGGCGAGTCTCCGGGTGGTGGTGACCGACTTTGGGCTCGCCATGGCCCTGGCCCGGGAGAAGGACGCGTCGGCTCCCGGGGCCGGAGACTTCATCGGGACGCCCAGCTACATGTCCCCCGAGCAGGTGCGCGGTGAGGCCCTCTCCCCGGCCTCGGACATCTACTCGTTCGGCGTGGTCCTCTATGAGCTGGCCACCGGGCGCCTCCCCTTCGATGCGGAGACGCCCCTGGCCACGGCCTCCCTGCGCCTGGATGCTCCGCCGACCCCGCCTCGGAGCTGGGTGCCCGAGCTGGAGCCGCAGTGGGACACGGCCCTGCTGCGCTGTCTGGCCCTGAAGCCCCAGGACCGCTTCGCCACCGCGGCGGAGGTGGTAGCCGCCCTCCGCTCTGCGCCGCGCTCGGTGCAGCCGCCTCTCGCCTCACCTCAGGCCCGCAGATCCTTGGCGGTGTTCACGCCTCGGAGCCTGAGGGCCAGCCCGGAGACGGCCTGGCTCTCCACGGCCCTCGCGGAGGTGCTCACCGCGGAGCTATCCGCCAGCGGTCAGGTGCGCCTGCTCTCCGGTGAAGAGGTGGCCCGCATGCGCCGGGAACTCTCCCTCCCCGAAGAGGAGGGCTTCGCCCGGGAGACCCTGGGACGCATCCGCGCGCACTCTCTCGTGGATCTGGTGCTCACGGGCACCTACCTCGCGATCGGAGCGGCGGGCGCCGCGACGCTGAGGCTTGACCTGAGCCTCCGCGATGCTGGAAGTGGCGAGACCGTCGCTCACGTGACGGAGGTGGGCTCGGAGCAGGACTTGTTGGCGCTCCTGTCTCGCGTGGGCAGTGCGCTCCGCCAGAACCTGGGGCTCGAGCCGCTGACTCCCGAGCAGGCCCTGCGTGTGCGCGGCGCCATGCCCTCCCACCCCGAGGCCGCTCGCCTCTACGCGGAGGGACTCGCCGCCCTGCGCGACTACGAGGCCGCCCTCGCCGTCGAGCGGCTCCAGCAGGTGGTGGAGCGAGAGCCGGGCTTCGCGCTGGCCCACTCCGCGCTCGCTGCGGCCTATCAAGCGCTCTTCCTCGCCGAGCGGGCCAAGAAGGCCGCGCGCCGGGCCTTCGAGCTGTCCGAGGGGCTCTCCCCCGAGGAGCGCTGGCTGGTCCAGGCCCGCCACCACGAGGCGCAGGCGGACTGGGTGTCCGCCATCGAGGCCTACCGCGAGCTCGTGAGGCTCGGCCCCGACTCCGTGGAGTACGGCACCGCCCTGGCGTCCGCTCAGATGTCGGCGGGAAAGCCTCGAGAGGCGCTCGCCACCATCGAGGCGCTGCGGAGCCTGCCCGCTCCGCTGAGCGAGGATGCGCGCATCGATCTGGTGAACGCGACTGCCACCTCGCTCACCGCCGACTTCGAGGCCTCCCGCAGGCACGCGGGGCTCGCGGTGGAGAAGGCGTGCCATGCCGGGCAGTGGGTGCTCGCCGCCTCCGCGCTGATCTCCGAGTCCTTCGCGGTCCGCAACCTGGGCAATCCCGTGCAAGCCGTGGGGCTCGCGGCGGAGGCCGGCCAGCTCTTCCTCAAGGCGGGAGATCGCGGCGGGGCCATCCGCGCCATGCTCGGACAGGCCATCGCGCTCATCGACTTGATGCGCCTGCGAGATGCCGAGGGCGTCACGGCGGAAGCGCGCCGGCTGCTGCAGGAATACCGGGGCTCCGTGCTCGAGGGCGAGGCGCTGGGAATCGCAGGCTGGGTGCATTGCCACCTGGGAGACCTCGACGCCGCGCTGAAGTTCACCCGTGAAGCCGTTACCCTCTATCAGGGCCTGGAGATGCCTGCGGAGCTGTCCCACCATGATGTCCAAGGGGCGGTGGTGCTGCGTCACCAGGGAGCGCTGGAGGAGGCCCAGCGGCGCCTGGAGGCCGGGTGCCGCGTCGCGCAGGCCAACGGGGACGACTACACCCAGGCCTGGGCACAGCAGGAACTGGGGTTGCTCTTCATGGACCGGGGATACCGGCTCCAGGCGCGGTCGCGGCTCGAGCGGGCGCTGACGCTGCGACAGGCCCGGGGCTTCAAGGCCTTCGTCATCGAGACCGAGCTGGAGCTGTCGAAGCTGGCGCTCGAGGAGGGGCTCACGGATCAGGCCCTCGCGCTGGCGGAGCAGGCTCGCGCCTTCTACGTGGAGCAGCAGAACCGCGACCGGGAGGGGCTGGCTCACGCGCAGTTGGCTCGGGTCTTCCAGGCCAAAGGAGAGGCCACGCAGGCTCGGGAGTCCCTGGCACGCGCCCAGGCGCTGGCGGCGAACAGCGAGGACGTGTTCATCCAAGCGGACGTCCTGCTCACCCGCGCGGCGCTGGCCTTGCTGGGCTCCCCTGCCGAGCAGGAGGAAGCGGAGCGTCAACTCCCAGGCTTCATCGAGCGGGCCCAGCAGGCCGGATTGAAAGGGCTGGAGTTCCGGGCGCGGCTGAGCCTGGTGGCGCTCGGGCGGAACCGTGACGCGGACCGGACTCGCGCTGCGTGCAGCGAGATCGAGCTGGCGGCCACGCGCCTTGGATACATGACACTCGCACAGCAAGCCCGTTCCCTGGCAGGGCGGTGACCCTACAATTTCCGCGATGAGTACCTCCGCGGACGCACAGCTCGTCTTTCACGAAGTCACCTCTGAGCGCTGGCGGGACTTCGTGAAGCTCTTCGAGCGCCGCGGCAATCCGTCGTACTGCTGGTGCATGCCCTTCCGAGCCGACGGCGCCGAGACACGCAAGACCGACAGGGCGAGCCGGAAGGCCTCCATGTCCAAGCGGGTCAAAGGAGAAGTGCCCATCGGTTTGCTCGGCTACCTCGATGACGAGCCGATGGCCTGGTGCTCCATCGCCCCGCGCGAGACGTTCCGCCGCCTCGGAGGGCCGAAAGATCCCTCGGAGCCCAGCGCCGAGTGGGTGTGGTCCCTCACCTGCTTCTTCATCGATCGCCGCCTCCGAGGCGAAGGCGTGATGCACCAACTGCTGGATGCCGCCATCCACCATGCGAAGGCCCAAGGGGCCACCGTGCTTGAGGCGTATCCCGTGGACCCCGACTCTCCCAGCTACCGCTTCATGGGCTTCGTCTCCACCTTCGTCGAAGCGGGGTTCGAGGAGGTCGGCCGCGCCGGGACTCGGCGCCACGTCATGCGGCTGGCGCTCGACTGAGGACGCGGCTCGCAGGACTGAGGCTCACCGCACCCGCGTGCCGTGCGGCAGCGGCTTGCTGATCTCGTCCTGGAAGTCCATGAAGCGCTCCATCTCGCGCACCGTCTCGTCCGTGGCCTGCACCTCGGCACTCACCACGTCCAGCTGACGGTTCACCGTCTCCGGATCCCGGATGGTGATGGACTGCTCGTGCGTCAGCCGCATCAGGTCTTCGATCCCCGCCAGTTGGTGGCTCACCACCTCGCGGCTCTCGCCCGCCTGCTGGAACCGCCCCACCCGCTTGCGCAGGATCTCCAGCCGCTTCTCCTTCACGTCCTTCAGCCGCGGGTTGGCCTCCTGCGCCACCTCTGCCTCCAGCGCGCGCAGCTCCTTCTCCAGCTGCTCCCGATCCGTGCTGTTCAGGTACGTGCGGTGGTGGTTCAGCGCTGCCACCAGCCGCAGGAAGGACGTCAGCAGCGCGTCCAGCCGGGGCTCACTGTCCGTCGCCAGCACCTTGCCTCCCGGTAGGCGCCGGTAGCTCTCCAGGATCTTCTCCTTCAGCCCCACCAGCACCTGGTAGTGCTCGCGCTGCGAGGGCGCTAGCTCGGACAGCAGCGCGTCTACCTCCTTGCGCGCCGGATCACCCTCCTCGGTGCCACCCTTCGCACGCACCGCCCGCTGGAACCGCTTCATCGACGGGACGATGCCCAGGTAGAGCCCCTCCACCCCCAGCGCCACGAGCGCCGGCAGCGGCTCTCCCGTCATCAGCGACGAGGCCCCCGCCGTCAGCAGGCCCACGAGATTGGCTGGCAACAAGAAGGCGGCCTTGATGAAGCTGGGCGAATCCGCCACCGAAGCTCTCCTCCCCCTCTCCGGGGGTGTCAGGGACCGCGGGCCTCCGACACGTACTTCAACGCTCCAAGATCCCGCGTGTCCTCCGCGGGTGGCGCCACCGCCCCCCGCTTGAGTTTCTGGAACAGCGCCGAGGCGCTCTGGAACAACTCGTCATAGGTGACAGGCGCCTCGCCGGAAAGCCCGAAGAACGCTCGATTGTCCGCCAGTGTCGCCGGAGGCGCCGAGCGGATGGCCTCGGTCGGGTCCCCCAGGTACGGCGCCACGTCCCCCAGCATCCGGGCCGCCGGGCCCGGGTCCTTTTGAACACTCTGCCCCGCGTCCAGCAGCCCACGCAGCACCCGCCGCACCGCATCCGGGTAGCGCGCCGCGAAGTCCCCGCGCGTCACCAGCACCGTGGCAATCAAGTGCGGCGCGTCCGCCGTCGTCGCCAGCACCGCTCCGCCGCGATCCCTCGCCGCCAGCTCCACGTCTCCCCAGAGCCCCACCACCGCATCCGCCCGGCCCTCGCGCAGTGCGCGGCCCGCATCCAGCGTGGAGGGCAAGTCCACCCACTTCACATCCGTCGTCCGCAGGCCCATGCGCGACAGAACCCACATCGCGAAGTAGTTCGCCGAGCTGCCCGGGTACACGCCCAGGCGCTTGCCGCGCAGGGCCGCCAGGTTCTCCACCCCCACCGCCGCCAGCGCCTCCTGCCCGCGGCTGCGCCCTAGCAACATCACCGTGCGCGGCGCCGCATCCCGCAGCGAGGGCGTCCAGGCCGCCAGCCGGTCCACCGAGAGACAGGCCATGTCCACCCCGCCGTTCTCCGCGCCCGCCGCCAGCGCCTGCCGCAGTTCCTCCTCTCGGGCGAACAGCACCGCGCGGGCATCCAGCGCATACGCCGTCTTGAGCACGCCCTGCGCTGCCCCCAGAGGAGCCGCGGGCACATCCAGCGTCACGGAGCCACCCGTGGCCAGCAGCAGCGCCGAGGCCGAGCCGCGCGGCGTAAAGCCAATCAGCACCGGCCGCAGCGGCACCGAGGCCACATCCGCCACCGGCGCCGACACACCCGCGGGAAAGTCTCCGGGAGAAAGGCGAATCGCCTCCTGCGCCGCCGGAAAGAAGCGGCGCTGGAGGCGATCCAGGTACCCCAGCCGGGACGCGAGCGTGTAGCCCACGCCGCCCAGGCACAGGGCAAGGAAGAGGAAGAGGCCTGGCCCGCGATGCAGCTTCATGGCTAGGGCCTCTTCCCCTCGGGAGGGCTACTTGATCTCCACCTTCTTGCCGATGGTCTTCGCCGCAGGCTCGCCCACGTCCGACACCGGCGCGGGGCTGTCCAGGCCCATCTCCATCTTGAACTGCTTCACCAGCTCGTTGGCCTGCAGCTTCTCGGCCTCCTCCTCGATGGAGAGCGCCTGGTGGTCCACCGACTCGAGCGCCATCTGCATGCGCGCCTCGTTGACGGCCGCTCCCTCCTGGACCTTGCGGAGCATCTCGTCGTGGGTGGCGTCGATGCCGGCCACCTGGAAGGACTCCATGGCGTCCGCCACCTTGGACTGCCACTTGGCGCGGCGGGCGTCCCGGATGGCGTTCATCGCCTCCTGGGTCTTCCGCTCCTTCTCGCGCATGAAGATCTTCTTCACGTTCATCGCCTTCTCGTACGCGGCACGAGCAATCTGCAGCTGCTGCTCGTTGCGCTCGAGGGCCTGCTTCTCGATCTGCAGGCGCGAGGCGTACTGCCCGGCGAGATCATCCCGGCCCGCCTGGATGGCGGCCTTCACCTTGGCGGTGAGCTCGCGCACGTCCTGCTGGTACTTGGCGTTCTCCTTCTCCAGCAGCGTCACGTTCGCCCGCACCATGGCGATGGACTCGTTCATCTTCGGCACCTGATCATTCAGGTCCCGCACGTTCTGCTCGAGGATGAGCTCCGGGTCCTCGATGGAGGAGACGAAGAAGCCCGCAAAGCTGCGCATTGCTCTCTTGAACCGTTGCCACATGTTGGCTGCTACCTCCTCCAAAGTTCCCGGATACCCAGGTCTTATACGATCCCGAGGGCCTCAAGCCTACCCTTCTCCCTCCCGTACGCCTATCCCAAGTGGGAGATTGCCTACCTGTCGCGGTTTTGCCGGGATGCCCTGGCCCCGGACGAGGAAGCAGGCCCCTCTCCCCCACCACTCATACCGGCGGGCTGTCCACGGGGACCCCTTGGGGGTGGTAATGTCTGGCTCCCTCTCACATGACCCCGCAGGACACCCAAGCTTTCGACTCACTCCTGGATGAGGCCGTGGATCAACAGCGCCGCCGGGTGCTGCGGGTCGGCGCGGCGGTGCGGGTGGCGGGTGCGCTCGTCTTCCTCCTCATCACCTCGGGGCTGTGGGTTGCGGGCCGGGAGGATTGGGCTTCGTATCCGCTGCCGCTCGCGCTCTACCTGGGGGTGGCGGTGGTGCTGCTGGCCCTGCACGGCAAGCGCTTCGTCCACTGGTTGGACGTGGCCCAGTCCGGGGTGGACGTGGGGCTCGTCTTCTGGGTGCAGTACTCCGCCCTGCCCATGGCCCGCTTCCCGGCGGGGATTGCCGGCTTCAGCCTGGGGCTCTTCGCGCTGGTGGTGGTGCTGAGCAGCCTCACACTGGTGCGGGGCGTCGCCTATACGACAGCGCTGCTGGCCGCCGTGGCCCAGGCCGTGCTCATGCGCGAAGCGGAGGTGACATGGGGCTCGGTGACGCTGGCCGCCGTGGTGCTGGGCATGGTGGCCTTCATGAGCCAGTACGGTCCCCAGCGTCTACGGGAGCTCGTCCTGGACCTGACCCGCACAGAGATGGAGCGGCGGGGCGAGGCCCGGCGCGTCCAGGAGCTGGCGCAGGCCCGGCAGACCATCGAG
Proteins encoded:
- a CDS encoding alpha/beta hydrolase, with amino-acid sequence MRKYVSVWARTLACLLVLVSAAAAEATTVRVNYDVGYGNRITLRGSKSPFSWTTGVNATWATGNAWTYTWPDSVGDVELKPMINDATWSIGANYKVKAGTTVNIYPFFQGRAGTLVKINNFSSPQLGNTRTLRIYLPPSYSLNPLKRYPVLYMHDGQNLFEAATAFGGVEWQVDETANSLINNGQMDEVIVVGVDNGGANRIYEYTPCCDPQYGGGGADVYERFLLETVRPYINQNYRTLTTNKNTAIMGSSLGGLVSTYISRRHPEVFSKSGGLSSSFWWNGQALTQQVEAATAKVAVSFYIDAGTNSDGLTETTRMRDALVTDGYVQGQDLYSYVAQGAGHNEASWAARLSIPLTYLFPWQSTVY
- a CDS encoding serine/threonine-protein kinase is translated as MKRPRSEEAHETVSFARTDREELGAPRGPDLPERTFPDGVRIAGRYQVLRFIAKGSQGEVYAVEDLSLHECVALKTIHPERASRPDALYRFKDELRLARRVTHPNVCRVFDLGEHLAVQEPSGKSHAVMFLTMELLEGETLQAYVARSGRLPPEQVLLLAEQMASALDAAHAARIIHRDFKSSNVVLIPSPASPASLRVVVTDFGLAMALAREKDASAPGAGDFIGTPSYMSPEQVRGEALSPASDIYSFGVVLYELATGRLPFDAETPLATASLRLDAPPTPPRSWVPELEPQWDTALLRCLALKPQDRFATAAEVVAALRSAPRSVQPPLASPQARRSLAVFTPRSLRASPETAWLSTALAEVLTAELSASGQVRLLSGEEVARMRRELSLPEEEGFARETLGRIRAHSLVDLVLTGTYLAIGAAGAATLRLDLSLRDAGSGETVAHVTEVGSEQDLLALLSRVGSALRQNLGLEPLTPEQALRVRGAMPSHPEAARLYAEGLAALRDYEAALAVERLQQVVEREPGFALAHSALAAAYQALFLAERAKKAARRAFELSEGLSPEERWLVQARHHEAQADWVSAIEAYRELVRLGPDSVEYGTALASAQMSAGKPREALATIEALRSLPAPLSEDARIDLVNATATSLTADFEASRRHAGLAVEKACHAGQWVLAASALISESFAVRNLGNPVQAVGLAAEAGQLFLKAGDRGGAIRAMLGQAIALIDLMRLRDAEGVTAEARRLLQEYRGSVLEGEALGIAGWVHCHLGDLDAALKFTREAVTLYQGLEMPAELSHHDVQGAVVLRHQGALEEAQRRLEAGCRVAQANGDDYTQAWAQQELGLLFMDRGYRLQARSRLERALTLRQARGFKAFVIETELELSKLALEEGLTDQALALAEQARAFYVEQQNRDREGLAHAQLARVFQAKGEATQARESLARAQALAANSEDVFIQADVLLTRAALALLGSPAEQEEAERQLPGFIERAQQAGLKGLEFRARLSLVALGRNRDADRTRAACSEIELAATRLGYMTLAQQARSLAGR
- a CDS encoding PspA/IM30 family protein — protein: MWQRFKRAMRSFAGFFVSSIEDPELILEQNVRDLNDQVPKMNESIAMVRANVTLLEKENAKYQQDVRELTAKVKAAIQAGRDDLAGQYASRLQIEKQALERNEQQLQIARAAYEKAMNVKKIFMREKERKTQEAMNAIRDARRAKWQSKVADAMESFQVAGIDATHDEMLRKVQEGAAVNEARMQMALESVDHQALSIEEEAEKLQANELVKQFKMEMGLDSPAPVSDVGEPAAKTIGKKVEIK
- a CDS encoding ABC transporter substrate-binding protein, with amino-acid sequence MKLHRGPGLFLFLALCLGGVGYTLASRLGYLDRLQRRFFPAAQEAIRLSPGDFPAGVSAPVADVASVPLRPVLIGFTPRGSASALLLATGGSVTLDVPAAPLGAAQGVLKTAYALDARAVLFAREEELRQALAAGAENGGVDMACLSVDRLAAWTPSLRDAAPRTVMLLGRSRGQEALAAVGVENLAALRGKRLGVYPGSSANYFAMWVLSRMGLRTTDVKWVDLPSTLDAGRALREGRADAVVGLWGDVELAARDRGGAVLATTADAPHLIATVLVTRGDFAARYPDAVRRVLRGLLDAGQSVQKDPGPAARMLGDVAPYLGDPTEAIRSAPPATLADNRAFFGLSGEAPVTYDELFQSASALFQKLKRGAVAPPAEDTRDLGALKYVSEARGP
- a CDS encoding GNAT family N-acetyltransferase → MSTSADAQLVFHEVTSERWRDFVKLFERRGNPSYCWCMPFRADGAETRKTDRASRKASMSKRVKGEVPIGLLGYLDDEPMAWCSIAPRETFRRLGGPKDPSEPSAEWVWSLTCFFIDRRLRGEGVMHQLLDAAIHHAKAQGATVLEAYPVDPDSPSYRFMGFVSTFVEAGFEEVGRAGTRRHVMRLALD